From a region of the Candidatus Cloacimonadota bacterium genome:
- the rpmD gene encoding 50S ribosomal protein L30, whose amino-acid sequence MKIKVTQVRSTINRKENHKRIIRSLGLGSPGKSRIHNDNPCIRGMINKVSYLVTVEEVKGE is encoded by the coding sequence GTGAAGATTAAAGTCACCCAGGTTCGCAGCACCATAAATCGTAAAGAAAATCATAAACGGATAATCCGTTCCCTGGGGCTGGGATCTCCCGGCAAATCCAGGATTCACAACGATAATCCCTGCATCCGCGGTATGATCAACAAAGTTTCATACCTGGTTACAGTTGAAGAAGTAAAGGGAGAATGA
- the rpmC gene encoding 50S ribosomal protein L29, translated as MKMDEIRKMSVEELNARLEELRVELFNLRFQKSKNLLDRPDRMRIVRREIARINTFLNAKEVR; from the coding sequence ATGAAGATGGACGAAATCCGCAAAATGAGTGTGGAAGAACTGAACGCCCGGCTGGAAGAGCTGCGCGTTGAACTTTTCAACCTGCGCTTTCAAAAATCGAAAAACCTGCTGGATCGCCCGGACAGGATGCGCATCGTGAGAAGGGAAATTGCCCGCATCAACACATTTTTGAACGCAAAGGAAGTGAGGTAA
- the rpsH gene encoding 30S ribosomal protein S8, with translation MSVSDPIADALTKIRNAYRAGHPHVIVKHSRIIEALTKILAEENFVNSVQVLDRDPEQKINYRRILVNLRYTNDGMPIIQGLVRISKPGRRVYVKADKIPSVFNNTGCAVISTSQGVMVDRDARIKRVGGEYICKVW, from the coding sequence ATGAGCGTAAGTGATCCGATAGCTGATGCATTGACCAAGATTCGCAATGCATATCGTGCCGGACATCCGCATGTGATCGTCAAACATAGCCGCATTATTGAGGCTTTGACGAAGATCCTCGCCGAGGAAAACTTCGTAAATAGCGTCCAGGTTCTCGACAGAGATCCTGAGCAAAAAATAAATTATCGCCGCATCCTGGTGAATCTTCGCTATACCAATGATGGTATGCCCATCATTCAAGGTTTGGTGAGGATATCAAAACCTGGACGCCGCGTGTATGTGAAAGCAGACAAAATCCCCAGCGTTTTCAACAATACTGGCTGCGCGGTGATCTCCACCTCTCAGGGTGTGATGGTCGATCGCGACGCCCGCATCAAACGCGTTGGTGGGGAATATATCTGCAAGGTTTGGTAG
- the rplE gene encoding 50S ribosomal protein L5 gives MNRIQEQYRKAVVPALEKRFEYKNPHQVPSLNKIVVSMGVGEATQNKALLDNAVKDLEQITGRKPIVTKARKSISNFKLRQGMPIGCKVTLRGEIMYEFFDRLVSIVIPRIRDFRGISTDSFDGRGNFSMGLKEQTVFPEIEFDKIDNLRGLNINIITTARNDDEARELLKELGMPFKREEE, from the coding sequence ATGAACAGAATTCAAGAACAATATCGTAAGGCGGTGGTCCCTGCGCTCGAAAAGCGCTTTGAATACAAAAACCCGCATCAGGTTCCCAGTTTGAACAAAATCGTGGTGAGCATGGGCGTGGGTGAAGCCACCCAGAATAAGGCCCTGCTGGACAACGCCGTGAAGGACTTGGAGCAGATAACTGGACGCAAGCCCATCGTCACCAAGGCGCGCAAATCCATCTCGAACTTCAAGCTGCGTCAAGGCATGCCCATCGGCTGCAAGGTGACCTTGCGCGGAGAAATCATGTATGAGTTTTTTGACCGCTTGGTTTCCATCGTGATTCCCCGTATTCGAGACTTCCGCGGGATTTCCACGGATTCTTTTGATGGCAGGGGAAACTTTTCCATGGGCCTCAAAGAGCAGACCGTTTTTCCCGAGATAGAATTCGATAAAATCGACAACCTGCGTGGGTTGAATATCAATATCATCACCACCGCGCGGAACGACGATGAAGCCCGGGAACTGCTCAAAGAGCTTGGAATGCCTTTCAAGCGTGAAGAAGAATAA
- the secY gene encoding preprotein translocase subunit SecY, protein MFKTIANIFRIPDLRKKILFTGLILVLYRLGSFVPIPGVNAAELSSFFQSQSGGLFDLLNLFVGGNIERASIFALGIMPYITASIVIQLLGSIIPYFEKLRKEGADGEKKMNQITRYFTVALAAFNAITILVGLTNMMGATGPVVPNANFLFFLTGMVTLITGTMIVMWLGEQITEFGIGNGISLIIFAGIIARYPEGFVNMFRTRFSSIGGIIQSLLAVVVMVLVTGAIIFVTEAIRKIPVQYAKRIVGRRVYGGQSTYIPLRVNTAGVIPIIFAQSILMFPATLITLFQGGNTEPGTFWHQLRVLFTPGHWVYTIIYVALIIFFAYFYTALVLNPTEMAENMVKYGGHIPGKKPGKKTAEYISSVLTRITLPGAVFFAFVALLPELMTHIFKLPFYFGGTGLIIVVGVALDTLRQIESHLVMRHYDGFMKKGKLRGRSS, encoded by the coding sequence TTGTTCAAGACCATCGCGAACATCTTCAGAATCCCGGATCTCAGAAAGAAAATTCTGTTCACCGGGCTCATTCTGGTGCTTTATCGCCTGGGTAGTTTTGTGCCCATTCCCGGGGTCAACGCTGCCGAGCTGAGCTCTTTTTTCCAGAGCCAGTCTGGCGGGCTTTTTGACCTGTTGAACCTCTTCGTGGGTGGAAACATCGAACGTGCCTCCATCTTCGCCTTGGGCATCATGCCCTACATCACGGCATCCATCGTGATCCAGCTTTTGGGAAGCATCATTCCCTATTTTGAAAAGCTGCGCAAAGAAGGCGCCGACGGTGAAAAGAAGATGAACCAGATAACCCGCTATTTCACGGTTGCTCTGGCTGCCTTCAACGCTATCACCATTCTGGTGGGCCTCACAAACATGATGGGAGCCACCGGACCAGTGGTGCCAAATGCCAACTTCCTGTTTTTTCTGACTGGCATGGTAACCCTGATAACCGGAACCATGATAGTGATGTGGCTGGGTGAACAAATCACCGAGTTCGGCATTGGAAACGGCATTTCGCTGATTATCTTTGCCGGTATCATCGCTCGCTATCCGGAAGGGTTTGTCAATATGTTCCGCACCCGTTTCAGCAGCATCGGCGGGATTATCCAATCCCTTTTGGCCGTTGTTGTGATGGTTCTGGTCACCGGCGCGATTATCTTTGTAACTGAAGCCATCCGCAAAATCCCTGTCCAATATGCCAAACGCATTGTGGGCAGAAGGGTTTACGGTGGTCAAAGTACCTACATCCCTCTGCGTGTGAACACTGCCGGAGTTATTCCCATCATCTTTGCCCAGTCCATCCTGATGTTTCCTGCCACGCTCATCACCCTTTTCCAGGGCGGAAACACCGAACCGGGAACCTTCTGGCACCAACTGCGAGTGCTTTTCACCCCCGGTCACTGGGTTTACACCATCATCTACGTGGCACTCATCATATTCTTTGCCTATTTCTATACTGCGCTTGTTCTTAATCCCACCGAAATGGCAGAAAACATGGTGAAATACGGTGGACATATCCCCGGAAAAAAACCCGGTAAAAAGACTGCGGAATACATTTCTTCCGTGCTTACACGTATCACCCTTCCCGGCGCTGTGTTCTTTGCCTTCGTGGCGCTTTTACCCGAATTGATGACCCATATTTTCAAGCTGCCCTTCTACTTTGGCGGAACCGGTCTCATCATCGTGGTTGGCGTCGCTTTGGACACCCTGCGCCAGATCGAATCCCATCTCGTGATGCGTCACTATGACGGCTTCATGAAGAAAGGAAAACTCCGCGGACGCTCCAGTTGA
- the rplP gene encoding 50S ribosomal protein L16, which translates to MLAPKKVRYRKMMKGRRRGLAWTGSNVDFGDYGLIALEDAFITSRQIEAARIAITRHMKRVGKVWIRIFPDKPITKKPAETRMGKGKGAPEYWVAVVRPGRVLFELEGVDLKVAKEAMRLAAHKLPIKTRMIAREGVEL; encoded by the coding sequence ATGTTAGCACCAAAAAAAGTTAGATATCGTAAAATGATGAAAGGCCGTCGCAGAGGCCTTGCCTGGACCGGAAGCAACGTCGATTTCGGCGATTACGGTCTCATTGCCCTTGAGGACGCTTTCATCACCAGCCGCCAGATTGAAGCCGCTCGTATTGCCATCACCAGGCACATGAAGCGCGTGGGAAAGGTCTGGATCCGCATATTTCCTGATAAGCCCATCACCAAAAAGCCTGCCGAAACCCGCATGGGAAAAGGAAAAGGCGCTCCCGAATATTGGGTGGCGGTGGTGCGTCCCGGCCGCGTTCTTTTTGAACTGGAAGGCGTGGATTTGAAGGTTGCCAAAGAGGCAATGCGCCTGGCAGCACACAAGCTTCCAATCAAAACCCGCATGATTGCCCGGGAAGGAGTTGAGCTATGA
- the rplO gene encoding 50S ribosomal protein L15, with product MTLSNLGKPAGRKAKRRLGKGEGSGLGRQSGRGHKGQKSRAGGNVPPGFEGGQMPINRRLPKRGFTNPFRKHFRILNLSRLVELEETQFDVEKLELLGLVPTKGQKGKYPIKVLAGLNEEFTKTVHIKAHAFSQRAIELIEANGGKAEVV from the coding sequence CTGACCCTTTCAAATCTTGGCAAACCCGCAGGCCGCAAAGCAAAACGACGCCTTGGAAAAGGCGAAGGCAGCGGCTTGGGAAGGCAATCTGGACGCGGACACAAAGGTCAAAAGTCCCGCGCTGGCGGAAACGTGCCTCCTGGTTTTGAGGGTGGACAAATGCCCATCAACCGTCGCCTGCCGAAGCGTGGCTTCACAAACCCCTTCCGCAAACATTTTCGCATCCTGAATCTTTCCCGCTTGGTTGAGCTGGAAGAAACACAATTCGACGTCGAAAAGCTGGAACTGCTGGGCTTGGTGCCCACCAAGGGCCAAAAAGGGAAATATCCCATCAAGGTTCTGGCCGGCCTGAACGAAGAATTCACCAAAACCGTTCACATCAAGGCACACGCTTTTTCACAGCGTGCCATTGAATTGATTGAAGCGAACGGCGGCAAAGCAGAGGTGGTGTGA
- the rpsQ gene encoding 30S ribosomal protein S17, with amino-acid sequence MAEPRKMIKQGVVVSDKNDKTIVVRVQRQFTHPLYKKTVRRHKKFMAHDENNDANIGDVVQIVEFRPMSARKRWALHKIVERSK; translated from the coding sequence GTGGCTGAACCCCGTAAAATGATAAAACAGGGCGTGGTGGTGAGCGATAAGAACGACAAGACCATTGTGGTTCGTGTCCAACGCCAATTCACGCATCCATTGTATAAAAAAACCGTGCGCCGCCACAAAAAGTTCATGGCACACGACGAGAACAACGACGCGAACATCGGAGACGTGGTCCAAATCGTGGAATTCCGTCCGATGAGCGCTCGCAAACGCTGGGCTCTGCACAAAATTGTCGAGCGCAGCAAATAA
- a CDS encoding type Z 30S ribosomal protein S14, whose amino-acid sequence MAKKSLILKQQRKPKFKVRQYNRCKICGRPRAYMRDFGMCRLCFRKYASLGQIPGITRSSW is encoded by the coding sequence ATGGCAAAGAAATCTTTGATCCTTAAACAACAAAGAAAACCTAAATTTAAAGTCAGGCAATATAACCGCTGCAAGATTTGCGGTCGCCCCAGGGCCTACATGCGCGATTTTGGCATGTGTCGCCTGTGTTTCCGCAAATACGCTTCCTTGGGACAAATCCCGGGAATCACCCGATCCAGCTGGTAA
- the rplR gene encoding 50S ribosomal protein L18, translating to MIKPSNIVKNTLRVRRRRAIRNRLNGTTERPRLVVFRSLKHIYAQIIDDTTGKTLVSASSRGKDVEIPKGIKKTEQGFQVGQKLGEKAIAAGLSKVAFDRAGYKYHGRVKALAEGARKAGLDF from the coding sequence ATGATAAAACCAAGTAACATAGTTAAAAACACCCTGCGCGTTCGTCGTCGTCGCGCAATCCGCAACAGACTGAATGGCACTACTGAGCGCCCGCGCCTGGTGGTTTTTCGCTCTTTGAAACACATTTACGCCCAGATCATTGATGATACAACCGGGAAAACCTTGGTTTCCGCCTCTTCACGCGGCAAGGATGTCGAGATTCCAAAAGGGATCAAGAAAACCGAGCAAGGTTTCCAGGTTGGTCAAAAATTGGGAGAAAAAGCAATTGCTGCCGGGCTTTCGAAGGTTGCCTTCGATCGTGCCGGCTACAAATATCACGGCAGGGTGAAAGCCTTGGCCGAAGGCGCCCGCAAGGCCGGCCTTGATTTTTAA
- the rpsS gene encoding 30S ribosomal protein S19 → MARSIKKGPFVDDHLLKKVEILNAGTKKSVIKTWSRRSMIIPSFIGHTFSVHNGHKFVPVYVTENMVGHKLGEFSPTRTYRGHKDKKKGR, encoded by the coding sequence ATGGCACGTTCAATCAAGAAAGGTCCCTTTGTCGACGATCATCTGCTGAAGAAAGTGGAAATCCTGAACGCCGGCACGAAGAAAAGTGTGATCAAGACCTGGTCACGTCGTTCCATGATCATCCCCTCTTTTATCGGCCACACTTTTTCGGTTCACAACGGTCACAAATTTGTGCCGGTGTATGTGACTGAAAACATGGTGGGTCACAAGTTGGGAGAGTTTTCCCCAACCCGCACCTATCGTGGACATAAAGATAAGAAAAAAGGCAGATAA
- the map gene encoding type I methionyl aminopeptidase: protein MIFRKSPLEQEKMRAAGKIIGQLLDELSRRIVPGVNTWDLDVFAYDFIVSKGAKPAFKGYTVPGLYPFPGTLCTSPNSGIVHGIPSKKVVLQEGDIIGIDVGAVLDGYYGDAARTYAVGAISTQAQRLMDITSEALRRGIEAAKPGNRVGDISHAIGSYVRAQGYYVADNLTGHGIGRHLHEEPQIPNHGNPGRGPRLQSGMALAIEPMVNIGTNRVRENGWEFFTADGSLSAHFEHTIIVTEDEPRILTHA, encoded by the coding sequence ATGATATTCCGCAAATCTCCCCTCGAACAAGAAAAGATGCGCGCTGCGGGCAAGATCATCGGCCAGTTGCTGGATGAGCTTTCCAGGCGGATTGTGCCCGGGGTGAACACCTGGGATTTGGATGTCTTTGCCTACGATTTCATCGTTTCAAAAGGCGCCAAACCAGCCTTCAAAGGTTATACGGTGCCCGGTCTTTACCCATTTCCGGGAACTTTGTGCACTTCACCAAATTCTGGCATTGTTCACGGAATTCCTTCAAAAAAAGTGGTTCTGCAAGAGGGAGATATCATTGGGATCGACGTTGGCGCCGTGCTGGACGGCTATTATGGAGATGCTGCCCGCACTTACGCGGTTGGAGCGATTTCCACCCAGGCACAAAGACTTATGGATATAACTTCCGAAGCTCTGCGCCGGGGCATCGAAGCCGCCAAACCCGGAAACCGGGTGGGAGATATTTCCCACGCCATCGGTTCCTACGTGAGAGCACAGGGCTACTATGTAGCCGACAATCTCACCGGACACGGAATCGGGCGCCATCTCCATGAAGAGCCCCAGATCCCAAATCACGGAAATCCCGGCAGGGGTCCCCGCCTTCAAAGCGGAATGGCCCTCGCCATCGAACCCATGGTCAACATTGGCACAAATCGAGTCAGGGAAAACGGCTGGGAGTTTTTCACAGCCGACGGCAGTCTCTCCGCCCATTTCGAACATACCATCATCGTTACGGAAGACGAGCCCCGCATCCTGACCCATGCCTGA
- the infA gene encoding translation initiation factor IF-1, producing the protein MSKAGVIEVEGIVTEALPNTTFKVQLENGHEILAHSSGKMRMHYIRILPGDKVKVELSPYDLSRGRITYRYK; encoded by the coding sequence ATGAGTAAAGCCGGCGTTATAGAAGTGGAAGGAATCGTGACCGAAGCCCTTCCCAACACCACTTTTAAGGTTCAACTGGAAAACGGCCATGAAATACTGGCCCACAGTTCTGGTAAAATGCGGATGCACTATATCCGCATCCTTCCCGGAGACAAGGTCAAGGTGGAGCTTTCACCTTACGACCTCAGCCGCGGAAGGATTACCTACCGATATAAATAA
- the rplN gene encoding 50S ribosomal protein L14, giving the protein MIQAETMLNIADNSGARRAQCIKVLGGTRRKYASVGDVIVVAIKSATPGGKVKKGSVERAVIVRTAKEIRRADGTYIRFSDNAAVIIDEKHDPKGTRIFGPVARELREHAYMKIVSLAPEVL; this is encoded by the coding sequence ATGATTCAAGCCGAAACTATGTTGAATATCGCCGATAACTCCGGTGCCCGCAGAGCTCAGTGTATCAAGGTTCTGGGCGGCACCAGACGTAAATACGCCAGCGTTGGCGACGTCATAGTTGTTGCGATCAAATCCGCCACACCCGGCGGCAAGGTTAAAAAAGGCAGCGTTGAACGTGCCGTGATCGTTCGCACCGCGAAAGAGATCAGACGCGCGGATGGAACCTATATCCGTTTTTCAGATAACGCAGCCGTGATCATCGACGAAAAGCACGACCCCAAGGGAACCCGCATCTTTGGCCCGGTGGCACGCGAACTTCGCGAGCATGCCTATATGAAGATAGTTTCCCTGGCGCCGGAAGTGCTGTAG
- the rplV gene encoding 50S ribosomal protein L22, translated as MEATAKLRFARGSARKARLVLDQIRYKSVPEAQGILRFSRRRAAGPIGKLLDSAVANALVKEPRLDLKQMYVTEAMADSGPQMKRYRPRAHGRAYMIRKQTCHISLEIRKIEE; from the coding sequence ATGGAAGCGACAGCCAAACTACGTTTTGCCCGCGGTTCAGCCCGCAAAGCCCGTCTGGTTTTAGATCAGATCCGCTATAAGAGCGTTCCCGAAGCCCAGGGTATCCTGCGTTTTTCCCGTCGTCGGGCAGCTGGCCCCATCGGTAAATTGCTGGATTCCGCAGTGGCAAACGCCCTTGTTAAAGAACCCCGCCTCGATCTGAAGCAGATGTATGTGACCGAGGCCATGGCCGACTCCGGCCCACAGATGAAACGCTACAGACCCAGGGCTCATGGCAGGGCCTATATGATTCGCAAACAGACCTGTCATATCTCCCTGGAAATTCGTAAAATAGAGGAATAG
- the rpmJ gene encoding 50S ribosomal protein L36 has product MKVRSSVRVVCKDCRIIKRHGVIRVICSSNPKHKQRQG; this is encoded by the coding sequence ATGAAAGTGAGATCATCAGTCCGTGTAGTCTGTAAAGACTGTCGGATCATCAAACGCCACGGCGTGATCCGTGTTATCTGCAGTTCCAACCCAAAACACAAACAGAGACAGGGTTAA
- the rpsK gene encoding 30S ribosomal protein S11 has product MAKKTRTKKKRVRLSFDEGIVFVHSSFNNTIVSLADRSGNILTWSSGGRVGYKGSRKATPFAAQLAATEVSKAGMEMGITRVGVIVKGPGSGRESAIRAVNASGLKVTMIKDATPIPHNGCRPPKTRRI; this is encoded by the coding sequence ATGGCAAAGAAAACCAGAACCAAGAAAAAACGCGTCCGTCTGTCTTTTGACGAAGGTATCGTGTTTGTCCACTCCAGCTTTAACAACACCATCGTTTCTCTGGCTGATCGCTCTGGAAACATCCTCACCTGGTCCAGCGGTGGCAGAGTGGGCTACAAAGGCTCACGTAAGGCAACCCCGTTTGCAGCCCAATTGGCCGCTACGGAAGTGTCCAAAGCTGGCATGGAAATGGGAATCACCCGCGTGGGCGTGATCGTAAAAGGACCTGGCAGTGGCAGGGAATCCGCCATCCGCGCGGTGAACGCCTCCGGCCTCAAAGTCACCATGATTAAAGACGCCACACCCATTCCCCATAATGGCTGCCGTCCACCAAAAACCAGAAGGATATAA
- the rpsM gene encoding 30S ribosomal protein S13 → MAHIAGIEIPKNKRLFIGLTYIYGIGPSLAKEICRKANVDETKLVGDLSVEEEKTIRDIVQHDYAVEGTLRTQVAMNIKRLMEIGCYRGQRHKRGLPVRGQRTHTNARTRKGPRASAIKKKK, encoded by the coding sequence TTGGCACATATTGCAGGTATAGAAATTCCCAAGAACAAACGCCTGTTCATTGGCCTCACCTATATTTATGGCATCGGCCCAAGCCTTGCCAAGGAAATCTGCCGCAAAGCAAATGTGGACGAAACCAAACTGGTGGGAGACCTTAGCGTCGAAGAAGAGAAAACCATTCGCGACATCGTGCAACACGACTATGCGGTGGAAGGAACACTGCGCACCCAGGTGGCAATGAACATCAAGCGCCTCATGGAAATTGGCTGCTATCGTGGCCAGCGCCACAAACGCGGATTGCCCGTTCGCGGTCAACGCACCCACACAAACGCGCGCACACGCAAGGGCCCCCGCGCCAGCGCCATCAAAAAGAAGAAATAG
- the rpsC gene encoding 30S ribosomal protein S3, translated as MGQKIHPILYRIGVNKDTESIWFAQGSTYVDYLLEDIQIREYIHKRLAQKMVSRVQISRKTSSITIDIHTARPGLVIGKKGEDIDRLRNELNVLINKNRPTPVTVLINIEQIERMWLDARLVGQEIARQLEERVAFRRAMKLAIRNVMRDGAEGVKVQVSGRLGGAEIARTERYKQGRTPLHTLRADIDYAHVEANTTYGVIGIKVWIYKGDILG; from the coding sequence TTGGGACAAAAAATACACCCCATTCTTTACCGTATCGGTGTGAATAAAGACACTGAATCGATCTGGTTTGCCCAGGGTTCCACCTATGTGGACTACCTGCTGGAAGACATCCAGATCCGAGAATACATCCACAAGCGCCTGGCGCAAAAGATGGTTTCCCGCGTGCAAATCTCGCGCAAAACCAGCTCCATCACCATTGATATCCACACCGCCCGTCCGGGTTTGGTGATTGGTAAAAAAGGTGAAGACATCGACCGTCTGCGCAACGAGCTCAACGTTCTGATCAACAAGAACCGCCCCACACCCGTCACCGTTCTGATCAATATTGAACAGATTGAAAGGATGTGGCTGGATGCTAGGTTGGTGGGACAGGAAATCGCGCGCCAACTGGAGGAAAGGGTTGCTTTCCGCCGCGCCATGAAGCTGGCCATCCGCAACGTGATGCGAGACGGAGCGGAAGGCGTGAAAGTTCAGGTTTCAGGCCGTCTTGGCGGCGCGGAAATCGCCCGCACCGAGCGCTATAAACAGGGTCGTACCCCACTTCATACCCTGCGTGCCGATATTGATTATGCCCACGTGGAAGCAAACACCACCTACGGTGTAATTGGCATCAAGGTATGGATTTACAAGGGCGACATCCTGGGTTAG
- the rplF gene encoding 50S ribosomal protein L6, with amino-acid sequence MSRIGRAPIKIDPSVNVEIQENLVRVKGKLGELQYEMLPGISLELEDGIINVKRANDSKSQRAVHGLTRALIQNMVIGVTEGYLKTLHLIGTGYSAERVGPWLRLSLGYAHDILLEIPEGLEVEAEAVPRSKTVRSDLQSIIRVKGIDKQLVGHFAAEIRTCRPPENYKGKGIRYDNEHVTIKAGKAGA; translated from the coding sequence ATGTCACGCATAGGTAGAGCTCCTATAAAAATCGATCCGAGCGTCAACGTGGAAATCCAGGAAAACCTGGTTCGCGTGAAAGGAAAGCTGGGCGAACTGCAATATGAAATGCTGCCGGGTATAAGCCTGGAACTGGAAGATGGCATAATCAATGTCAAGCGTGCAAACGACAGCAAATCCCAACGCGCCGTGCATGGCCTCACTCGTGCCCTCATCCAAAACATGGTCATCGGTGTTACCGAAGGCTATTTGAAAACACTCCATTTGATCGGCACTGGATATTCCGCGGAAAGGGTTGGACCCTGGCTGAGGCTCAGTCTGGGTTATGCCCATGATATCTTGCTGGAGATTCCCGAAGGTCTCGAAGTTGAAGCCGAGGCTGTTCCTCGCTCCAAAACGGTGCGTTCGGACCTGCAAAGCATCATCCGCGTTAAAGGAATCGATAAACAACTGGTTGGCCATTTCGCCGCCGAAATTCGTACCTGCCGCCCACCCGAAAATTACAAGGGAAAGGGCATCCGCTATGACAATGAACATGTGACCATCAAAGCCGGCAAAGCCGGAGCATAA
- the rpsE gene encoding 30S ribosomal protein S5, translating into MNYEHNLPEEERLVETVIETKRVAKVVKGGRNFSFTAIVVVGDRAGKIGVGNGKANEIADAIRKAKERATRSMFSVPIINGTIPHETIARYGASRVMMKPASPGTGVIAGGTTRAIFEAAGIQNILCKSLGSNTPTNVVKATVNGLRSMRTLQDIARLRNKTVAELTGREEKSED; encoded by the coding sequence TTGAATTACGAACACAATCTGCCCGAGGAAGAAAGACTCGTTGAGACCGTGATCGAGACCAAACGTGTGGCCAAGGTCGTGAAAGGCGGACGTAACTTCAGTTTCACCGCCATAGTCGTTGTTGGCGACCGCGCTGGAAAAATCGGCGTTGGCAACGGCAAGGCCAATGAAATTGCCGACGCCATCCGCAAAGCGAAGGAAAGAGCCACCCGCTCGATGTTTAGTGTGCCCATCATAAACGGGACCATTCCCCATGAGACGATAGCACGCTATGGCGCCAGCCGCGTTATGATGAAACCTGCTTCCCCCGGTACAGGAGTTATCGCGGGAGGAACCACACGCGCCATTTTTGAAGCTGCCGGGATCCAAAATATCCTGTGCAAATCCCTGGGTTCAAACACCCCCACAAACGTGGTGAAAGCCACCGTGAACGGCCTCAGATCCATGCGCACACTGCAAGATATTGCCCGCTTGCGCAACAAGACCGTGGCTGAACTCACCGGAAGGGAGGAAAAAAGTGAAGATTAA
- the rplX gene encoding 50S ribosomal protein L24, whose translation MKIKKGDYVIVISGEDRGRKGRVLKSFPKVNKVVVEKVHMIKKHSKPSQTNPQGGIISKEAPINASNVMLFNEKLNTVTKPVFKAREGRRVRVCKKTGDEL comes from the coding sequence ATGAAAATCAAAAAAGGCGACTACGTGATTGTGATCTCCGGTGAGGATAGAGGCCGTAAAGGCCGCGTTCTCAAATCTTTTCCCAAGGTCAACAAAGTGGTGGTGGAAAAAGTGCACATGATCAAGAAACACTCGAAGCCTTCACAAACCAACCCCCAGGGCGGCATCATCTCCAAAGAGGCGCCCATCAATGCCTCAAACGTGATGCTGTTCAACGAAAAACTGAATACCGTTACCAAACCGGTTTTCAAAGCCCGTGAAGGGCGACGAGTCCGCGTTTGCAAAAAAACCGGTGACGAACTGTAA